TTGAAAGGCACTAATACTTGTCCTCAAATGAGCACTCCTTCGAACTGAGGTTATTCGATATTCCTATTGCGCCACCTCTGGTACCTCGTCGTTTCCACTTTCTTGTATCGCAAACGAACTTGGTCTCTTTGCCAGCTTGTACCATATCTTGCCAGCTACTTGCAGATTCGAGGACGCAattattcttctttcattATTTGTTAGTCTTTTTTGGGCTGGGATCATCGACAACTTGTCATCCTTTCTCTTGCAGTAGTTCCACGATCTGGACCGCCGATCACACACTTATTGGAAACCCagttgctgaggctgaggcacGCCATGCGACAGTGATTGAAACTCATTCTGCGCCGACCGATACTTAGAGCCTACAGCTTCTTTTGATTTCTGGTTCGGCAACCATTTGCACTATACGACAATCCAAACACAAAGTTTGTTCGTGTCGCCAACGGTCGAACCACACTCATGGCATACGAAGGCGGCTATGGTGGCCAACAGCGACCTTACGGGGGCCAAGCACCACCTAGGCATACCCCGCGACAACAAGTCAATGCGCCGCCACAACAATATGGAGCATCACAACAGTACGACGAGTATCACCAAGACTATGGGTATGGCTCTGGACAGGATTTTGGAGGCCAACGTCAAGATCAGAATTATGGTAGAGGACCGCCCCCACAAGACCAATATGGGCGCGGTGGTACCGTGATGCCCGGCCCTCGCGGGGGGCCCATTCCTCGTCCACAGACAGCTGATCCGCATCGTGGGCAACAGCGCCCTCCTCGAGCAGGCCCAATGCCAGGACCAGGTAGAGGCATTCCTAATGGACACCCTGGGCAAGGCGGAATACGCCCAGGACCATATGCGTCGAATTCGGATCCCACAGGTGAGTTTCAACCCTGATGTTAGGGCCCTCAGCTTACAATCGTATCCAAAGCCCGCCGCCATCCTATGAACACGCCTCCTATGAGTCCTCGAGACGGGCATTTCGGACACAAGTACGTGCCACAAGAGCGTGGACGAAGGCCAGACATGCCTTATGAGCAACAGATGGTTGATCAAATGTCGAATATGGATATGAACCAGAGACCGATGGTGCCAACGAATGGACGTACAAGTTCCGATGCCCAACGCAGTCAGGGCGAATATGGAAGACCGCCAGTGAATGCGGGTCGCGGACCCCCTCCGAGAGGTTATCCTCAAGGGGGTCCTCCACGGCAGAACCCAGGCTACGGAGCTCCGGATGGTTATGGAAATTATAACGATGGATATAACGGTGCTCGAGAGCCTCCTGCAGGTGGCTTTGGCCCACCGGCACGCAGCAGAACGATGCCTGTGGATGATATGCGACAAAGAGGCAACATGCCACCACCTCAACAGATGGACGCAATGCAATATAGTACCCCCGCTGGTCGAGGGATACCGCAAAGACCTTCGACTGCTGGCGGTCACCGGGCACCTCCCCAAAGGTCGTACACAGCTGGGCCACAAGGAGGCCCGGGAGGCCACTATAGTGGGGAGTATGATGACCGAAATGCATACCATAAGccatcaacagcttcttATGACGAAGTTTACGATGCTTATTTCGACAATCAACGCAACAGCCACCCTGAATACGGGCCAGAATCCCAGCAAAACCGGGTCAGCCTGCCGGACTTCGATGCTGCACCAGCTCCAGGACAACGTAGTTCGTTCGAACAGTCAATGCGCCCTAGCAATGAACAGCCTCAGCGAGGAGCCCACCAAACAGCTGTCCTCAATCACGCCAAGTCACAACCAGTCCTTCGTCAACCTCAAACAGCCGTATTTGAGATGGCTGGCGATGTGCCAGACGTCCCCGCAGTCCCACCGGTTCCACCGATGAGCAACTACCAGGCTGCGTATGATCAGGATTATAACCAAATACCAGCCAGAGGACCTAGTGCACCAGCAGCTATGAATCGTGCCCGTACTAGTGGACCCATGAATCCGGATGGCCTTCCTTCACATCCCGCTCCTATCCGTCCGGGTCTGATGCAAGATTCAATGGTTCATCTGGGTAATAAGCCAGCTCCTGTCCGAAACTACGGAGTCTCTACGCCAGCCCCTCAACCGCAACCacaacctcagcctcagccacGACAACCCCAGtatcaacagcagcaacggtcGCCACCCAGGAACAACAGCCAACGGCAGCCAGCCAGGGACGAAGGCCCTGTTACCACACAAGAACTAGAACATCTCAGAATGctgatcaagaacaactCGAGTGACCAGGACTCAGCATTGAGACTGGCCAAGAAGTTGGTCGAGGCTGCTGACGTCTTGGCACCTAAGATGCCAGACCCTAAGCAACGTACAAGGGCACGCGAGCGTTATCTGATCGACTGCCATAAGATTCTTAAAAAGCTGGCCAACGCCCAGAATCCAGACGCCATGTTCCTCCTGGCAGATTGTCTCGGACGAGGTCTCTTCGGTGATAGCGATCATAAGGAGGCTTTCACTCAGTACCAGTCTGCTGCAAAACTTGGACACCCTGCAGCAGCTTATCGAACTGCAGTGTGCTGCGAGATTGGCCACGAGGAAAGGAGGCGGTACACGTAAGGACCCGATGAAAGCAATTCAGTGGTACAAACGTGCTGCAACTTTGGGTGATCCTCCAGCAATGTACAAGGTTGGAATGATCTTATTGAAAGGGCTTCTTGGTCAGCCTAAGAATCCCAGGGAAGCGGTGGGATGGCTGAAGCGGGCTGCAGAGCGAGCAGATGGAGAGAATCCACACGCACTACACGAACTCGGCTTGTTATACGAATCAGCCCAACCGAACGATGCTATCATTCGAGATGAAGCATATGCATATAGTCTATTCCTTCAAGCTGCCGACCTGGGATACAAGTTTTCGCAGTATCGACTTGGATGTGCTTTCGAATATGGATTGCTGGGCTGTCCGATCGACCCGCGACAGTCCATTCAGTGGTACTCAAAAGCTGCCACACAGGAGGAGCATCAGGCAGAACTTGCGCTCAGTGGCTGGTATCTCACAGGCAGTGAAGGTGTACTAGGACAAAGTGACACTGAGGCTTATCTTTGGGCCCGCAAGGCTGCCATTGCAGGCCTTGCTAAAGCCGAATATGCCATGGGATACTTCACAGAGGTAGGTATCGGTGTTCCCCCAAACCTGGAGGACGCAAAACGATGGTATTGGCGAGCAGCCGGTAAGTGCCATAGAATCATATTTGTGGACAACAACTGACAACAGTGCACAGCCCAAGATTTCCCTAAGGCTCGTGAGCGCTTAGAGGATTTAAAACGCGGCGCAGGCAAGAACGGCGCGCGCCAGCGTGAGCGCATTTCCCGTAGCAAGATGGAGAGACAACAAGAAGGCGATTGTGTCCTTATGTAAACTACACAGTTGCATCCCGTCTTGCCCCATACAGAGGTCGAGGGATGAACATTACTTCAATGAAGCAAGCGGGACACGAATCGATGCCTTGCAAGCACAGACAAGGGTTTCAGTCCCTAAGATGTATGAATTAAAGAAAGGGCGTTGGAAATGGTGCCTTGGGATTAGCGTTGATTGCATATGGCGCAGATATATACCATCAGGAGCATTTCACAAAAACATCAGCATTTTGCACAAAATTGTCCGAGTATAAAAGGAAAGGAACAAATGAAGAGAACGCGCTGCTGTTCCTCGTTTGCTACAAGAACACAAAACACGCTATAGGCCCAGAGTATCCTGAAGTATAGCTTATTCCCGCAACGTCAACTTGTATTTCAAGTTTCTCGCTAATGTGAAATTATTTCCCAGTCTAATCATTCCTAATATTCATccttcagcaacaagaacTCGGTTAGACCACGGTGATGAGTTTATCTCTCAGGAAGCGCCATAACATGCATCATCGGACTGACAAACACCAGCTTGCCACCTTAAAAAGGTATTATGAGTGTGATGCACGGTATATGCGTCCCACTACTTTGAGCCCTCAGTCTCGATCTCATTTTGATATCAAAAATTAATCAGCGGCTTGGTAATCGCGGCCATTATCCGCCAAACCGTTGCCTGAGCATTCGAGCTTAGATACAGACGAAACTGGCACTTTTACGCGCAAGATGGCGGTGTTTCGTAATGATTCACATGTACTTCAGTATTATTTCAAACTTTGTTATCATTGTGTACATGAAATGGTAGGCAATGAGTTGATCATGATCACCTGAGAAGTCCTCCAGAGAGGCTATGGTATCGTTTGATGCGGGTTGTGTAACTGTAATCAAGCTTGATCGTAAGAAGTTGGCATCGCTCGGAGACTATTGCGTCGTGTGCTCTAATGAGctctttcttttccaaaCAACGCTCCTCGAGCCGTGAGCCACTTATCGTGGTTGATGATCTGAAATCTGGAGGTTGAGCATCAGGGGGTAAACAGAAATAAATAGGCAGCGTTCGGTTAATGATACTTGATTCTAAAAATTCTAGCCCCTTGTCAGAACTCGTAATGATCAAAACTAATcctataatacttaattacCATAAAACGTTGCTGGCTCAGGGCGTATCCCTTATGTATAGTAGGGGAGAGCCTCTAAACGCCATTTAGTCGCGACATCACCTGATGACTTCTCATTATTGTGCTTGTCAGGTCTGTGCATGTGACGAAAGTTGATAGGGGTAGACTCCAGCTACATGTCCCGCTGCATTGTGGTAAGTTCAGACCGGAACCAGGTGGAGGGCATTCATCAAGGTAAAGATGTGGGAAGCAACTGTCAAACGGCGTAGGCTAGTCTCTTATTGCTTGAGGTTTTAATAGAAATCACCAGCGACAGCTGGATAAATGGATGCCCAAGTCTGTTCTCAATAATACCACTAACCGCCATCTTAACTAACAAAAATAATCATTCTAATCATGCTAGGTCTTGGTGGTCAATGCAATAGCACTCGCGTGCCAGGCCATATGTTGTAAGTAATAACAAAACAGACAAACTCCGTATCGTCAAAATGAAGGATCATGCGATGCGCTGTTTGTCTCATGCAGTAAAGGTGACAAAACTCCAAGCAATGCCCATTTGAAATCAGAACTTCTCCATCAAGTTTGCTCGAACTGTCCACATACGTGCCCTCTTGCCGTAAATGTACATAGGAATTGTGCACAGCATTAAAAGCAGTTGGATTATACCAATCCAGATATACACCTTCTTCGGGCCATCGCCATGCAACCAATGCGTAACGAAGAGGCTGAAAACAAGTCCATGCAAGATATTCTTCGAAAAGTTAAGCGTCACCAAAGCCTCTCCGGCGTATTGGCGATAGCTGTCCACGCAGAATGTGATGGATGTAGTTGATCCAAGTGAGCACCCAAATGACACAActccaaagaagaaggtagGAACCATCCAATGATCTTTTTCTTCTGCCGACCAGCCAAAGCCCATTAGGCCTATGCATGTGCTGATAAGGATGGGAAGGGCCATGACAAGACGGAACTCGGGCTCGTAGAGACCGCCGTTACGCCTCGACATGATCTTGACAATAATGTCACTGACCTTGCCAGCCACGCCAGTTCCCAGGATACCACCGATAAAAGGCGAGATATACACTAAGCCTGTCTGGAGCGCGGTGAAATTATAAGAATCTTTATCGCGGTATATCATGGCAATCGACTCAGAGATGACGATAAGCCAACCCACAGAACAAGCATACACGGCAGCTGACCAGAGGACCGCTGGGTATGCGAATAGAATGAAAGGGCGAACCATGACCTTGAGCCAGCTATCACTGTTTAGCCTTCCATGCCAGGGCTTAAGCTGTTGAACAAAGGATTTTGGAGGCTGTTGACGGAGGTTGTGTGTGTAGGCCTGGATCTTGGGCGGGCCCTGGAGCCGCGAGGCATCCAACTTGTCATTCTCCAGGTTTGGTCCCAACTTGAAAGACGCACTGATGGACTCACTTCCAGTCGTGCTACCGACATCACCTGGGGAAGATGGGTTTTTGTCAGACGAATGGACTACCGCCTGAGGCGAAACTGGAGTCACAGGAGCTGCGGCCTCTtcagcagcatcaccagACTCAGCAAATCCAACATGGAGGTCCCGGCCTCGATGAAGAGCAGCAGGTGATTGGCGTCCATCTTGAGTATGGCCTGCATCTGCGAAGTGCGCTCCAGGCTCACCCTGGAGTAGCCCCTCTCCGCCAGTTTGCGGAACCGCATGACGAGATGAGAGCCGGCGAAGAAAACTTGGCCGCTTGGATGGATGCTTAGGCCTTGCATGGGGGGTGCGATCCCAGAAGGTTTCCGGGACAAACAAGAAGAGAAGTACAGCACCAAAGGCAATGATCATGGCCAAGATCCAAAAAACCCAGCGCCACGAGAGACCGCCAATGATGACGGCACTGACAAGGGGAACCAGGTTCTTGCCGCCAAGCAAAAGAAGAGTATAGATACCAATCCGGTAGGCTCTCtcatggaggaagaagatttcGGCAATTGTGGCTGATGGAAGGCATTCAACAGGGCTAACAGCAAAGCCTTGAAAGACTCTGGCCGCGAGGAGAGAATTAAAGCTTGGCGACCATGCTGCCCAGAGCGATGTCCCAATGAACAGGATTGCACTGCCCAGATATACTGGGCGTTTGCCCCATAGAATAGCGGTTGGTGAGAATACAACGGAGCCGAGGCCCATGCCCATCATGTAGAGTCCAGTGGTCAAAGCGACCCTCTCGACATCAACGTCGTATGTCTCTGCAACGTCGGTGAAGCCAGCAGCGATGAGGGGAGTTGTGCCGCCGCCGAGCATACAGTAGAAACCGAGCGACAAAAGAGCAATGTCTCGTTTCCAAGCGGGCCAGTTTAAAGGATCATTTCCTGATTCTTCAGGCTGTGGTTCTAGGATGATAGCCCCGTCGcttgttttcttcttgcCGTCACTCTCGTCCGCGGGAGCATGACTCTCCGCTACTGAGGCAGCagctgccgccgccgccgccgctgaTGAGGCTGATGTCCTTCGTGTATCAACAGGAAAGCCAGCAGGAATAGATGAATGAGAGGTTCTGGCGTGCACATTTCGCAGACCGAGAGGCTCATTACGATGTGATGCCAGCAGAAGCACGGAACCTATAACGTGTCAGTCTTGCGAACTTGATATAGAAACACGGGAGCTTTTGAGCTTACCTGGAACTTCAATAGTCTTTTTATCGTTCAGAACACCCATGCTCCATCTGGAAGGTCCGTACGATTCATCTGGCCTGGCACCGGTAGGTCCGCCGCCGCCCAGGAAGCGCCGCCACCTGGGCACGTTTGGTTTCTCTGACTGCATAAGGAGGACTTTCTCAAGCCAGGATGCAAATGAAAATTGGTGTTTTAAATATCACTTCTGACGTGTTCAGAGGGGTTCTCGATGGAAAGCTCGTAGATCGAGGGATAGACCTTGATGGGTATAATCTAGAAGTTGGACATGTTTCGATTGTAGGTGCCAAGTGGATAATGATATAGAGGGTAAACAAAGCTTCTTATGCAGGGTGCGTCTTCGACGAAGGAGAACAAAGTGAGGCTGAGAACAAAATTCTAGGTTAGGGAGAttggatgatggatgatggaaTTTGTTTATAGGTGAGTGTGATCGAGATGGGAAGCCAGTTAGTTTCGTCGCGAAGCAATGAAAGGCATCAGGGTCTAAATAATTGTGGAGTTTTTCAAGTCGTCACCAGCTGCAAGCCATATGAAGGGTATATGGCAAAAACAAACGTCGGCCTGGAATCATACAATCCGGGgggaaaagatcaagaaaaGATGCCACTCCGGCTCTCTGTGAGGAATATATCATCGCAAAGAAACAATGCGCGAGGAGGCGGTAGGATATAAGTATCCATGCTTCTCCCTGATAAGGGACTCGTAACGGTCTACCTGGCACTACTCGACGGATAACGCGAGTAAGGTTAACGTTGGATCACCAGGCTCAACTCCACTCCCATGCCTTTAGGCCTGGTGACAAAGGATCCATCATCCTGTTGGCCACTTGGCGGGAGCGGCGGCAGTGCCATAACTAACGACGATTCCAGGTTAAACCAAGTTTCACTTCTGTAGATGCTGCACGCGTGACCGACTTATGTTATTTAAACGGCGTCCCGTGCGGTCTGCAGCATCTCTTTGCAAGCTCACCACTGGCCCATCTCACTGCAGCCGCCCCAGTAAACAATGCATCCCCCACCTGGTGAAGGGTCCTGTCGCTAGCTCATTACATCATTTCTGGCACGGGCGTCTTACCATGTCTCACCTCCAAATCTTCGCTTGAATTCCATTCTACCGAAGCATTTTAGGTTCGATTGCACATTCAGCTTTGGCCATTGAGGCCGTGGTTCATCTCGAAGATTATAATGCACACAATCACTTTACGCACTGGGCTCCGCCCTCTCTGTAATAAGGCACAGACGATACCTCGTTCATTCCAGCGagccttgatctcatcgactACATCGCGACAGGCCAAGAACCAGATATACGCCCCGTAAGTCAAATTGCTTGCTTTGATAGATCACATGTCTCCGCACATGTTCCCCCCTTGCAATCCATTTGTCGATCGCTGTCTTTGTCTCCCTCTGCCGAGAAATAGCTTGTCTGTTGACCGCCAGCTAGTATCCGCAACAATGACTCTTTCTCAACCTACCTTTCACTCTCGACATCGTCCCGGACCCCCCTGCTGACCCTGTGGACCGCCTCATGGTGCTCAACCTGCAAAGTCGTAAGCCCTCTCATCAGAGATCTTGTCGAGTCTGGCGTTGGCGAAGAGGAGGGAGGCGTGTCTCTCGCGACTGTTGAGTTTGATTCACCGGATATCATGTCAGGAAGTCCCAACTTAGCCATGACTTACATGATCACCAGCATTCCCACGCTCTTAAGTTTCGATGGTGGGGAGGCACAAACAGCGACCAAGCTATCGGATGCCAGAAAGCTCGCCGACAGGGAGTTTCTGAAGGAATGGATTCGAACTGAAGCCAGGAGACATGGTGGCcgtggaggtggaggaggcggatCGTCTATCTTTGGAGGTCTATTTGGCAAATAAGGCAACATCAATTAAAACTCATCAATGATCTGTATAATAGACGCGGTTCCAGGATATTTTCCGCCTTCTGAACCATGGCAACAATATCACAGCCAGATATCTTGAAGCTCACGGTATCAATAACACCCATCACAGATGCTCgagcaacaccaacacgTCGGGCCGGGAGACAGGTATCTGTTGCCTAGAATCTACTCGCTTCGAATTGTTGACATGCTCGTCATTACTCGCTCTCGGCCACTTTACCCAGGAAAAGTAGTACCACAGAGAGGGACGTGACGGGGTTCATTAGGTCAAGCCCGCATCATATCCTAGAGCCTGGTACTTGGCCTTTGATACTGGCCGTACACACAAACGCCAAGGTTGATATCTCTTCCTGAACGTGGTCCTTATCTGGGGGATTTATTCGTTACCTTAAATCTTGGTTGTTGTTAGGCCGAATGAAAACTGTCGATCCAAAGGGAGCCTTGACCGTTATTGAGGCCCTAGAATCCACGGATAAATTTGTGTTATACGAAAGTCACCAGCTGACGATTTGCTTAAACTCCAGTCTTAAGGAGGGGGGTGAGATGGGAAGTTAGACAGACACACCATCTTCTTATGAGCGCTAGCAGGCTTGAGAATTTTGTTAGTCTTGATGGCGATGGTACTCTATAAAGGAACAGTTCGTCCTGGTACGGCGAGGTTGAACATTCCCTCCTAGAGATTAGAGCACAGAATTCGCGATGTGGTGAGTGTTAAGGTTAAATTTGCAATGATTTTCAGCTTCGCCCCTCCTTGAACGGTCAAGTTTGTGTCATGTTGGTAAACCATAATGAACCAGATGGAAATAAACTTCTTCCACAGACTCCTACTTACTCATATTCCAGATTGGAACAGGATTCTTCACACATTTACTTTATGGTTCAAAGGATTTCCAATACGCGGTAGTTAGGAGTTGATTTTGCCTATCACCCACGGGTTCCTTTCGCTCCACTAAGCACTGAATTTCTCGCACAGTGCCACTGAATCCTCAAAATATTTTGTATCATCCCAATAATTACCTCTAATATTTCAATCCCAAAATGGCTTCTACTTCACGGATACCTCATCTTTTGGAGCCCTACATCTCTCTACCTCCAGAGTCCTCGCTCAATCTTGTCACCAGCGTGCTTGGTGCAAGCGCGAACTGGCTGGTTCTACGCCATGTGTATTCATACCTGAGAGGTAGTACAGATGGGGATGAGAGCGCCAAGGACACAGGCGTCGTACTGCTGAGCTTCATGAGAGATGGTGCCTTTTGGAAAGAGGGCGCTACAAAATTGGTAACAAGTTCTCAAATCAATGGACCATTTGTATAGGGAAATACTGATATTGGCCAGGGCCTTGATTTAGATGCCCTAAGCAGAGCAGGACGCTTCACATTCATCGACGGTTTCTCAGGACTCTATGGTGAAGCTAAGACCGGGGTGCCAGGCACACGAAAAGAGAGAACGCTTCGGAGTACGAAGCTTGCAGACATCAAAAGGGAAATTGAAGGTGCTATCGCGGATTTGCGTGCGTCGCGTAAGATACTTGTTATCGACCAACTTGATGCGCTTCTCGCTGTCACCGATGACTCAACCACAAGTCTCACACTTCAAGACGCTGTTCTTAGCCTACGCAGTGTAAGTTTCGGCTTAGAAGAAGTGCGTCACTCACTAAATCCTTCGCAGCTTGTTCACAGTACGCTACTCATCCTGTCAGCCGACGTGCCTCTTGTTGCTACCCAAGTTACGACGCTTGAGCGAGAGCACGCCAGCCTCGTGCTTTCTTCAGCGCATGAAGCTGACATGGTGATGGCCCTACGGATGCTTGATACAGGGACAGCGAGGGATGTCAGTGGTGTAGTGCGTATTACAGGACCTGGAGCAGAGGGCTTGGGTGGTGCTACTGAGTATTTATATCATGTGGTTGCGGACGGTGGGGTTAAGGTCTTTGAAAGAGGGACATGATGGATGCGAAATAGGAACCAAAATCAAAGTCAAGAGCAACCGTCGTGGCAGTTGCGAGAATGTTAATCTCAGAACCGCCGCTTGAGAGCCTTTGAGTTTACAGGTCATACCTCATTCAACAGGGTATCATGCACGAGAACGCGGATTTCCATGACAGACGAATAGAACTTTTCCTCACAAATGTCCACTCAATCGCCACAGGTACGTTCATGCAGAATCAAGATGCCATTTCAGAACCTCGTAACCGAAACCCTATAGAATCTCAGAAGAGCAAAAGGgttcttttttttacttCCTTGCTCAAACATGTAAAACACCATGCCCATGCTCCAAGCCGCACCTTTACGCTCCTTTCATCCACGAACCGGCAAACACGACCGCCCGTCCCAATCACCACCCTAACTCCGGTTCCAACCAGATTGTCCTTGGGTCTAGGCTCATGCTATGAGCCGCCATTGCTGTTGTGTGTTCTCGAAGGAGCGGGTGTTCTAGCGTCCGTGGTGGAAGAGGGGTAGGCCGGAGAGGTGGTGGAAGGGATCAGAAGGGATGCGGTCCCCATTTAGGCCTTCTCAGCGGTAGCGCCTCGAGCGCCCTTGGGGGTACCAGTCTGGAAACCGTTCTTGAATCGTCGGGACACATCCTTGAGGTAGCGAGTGCGGCCAGTACCGACGGTCTTTCTTCGCTTAGCCTTCTCGGACCAGTTGTCTGTCGATGCAGTCAGTAATGCTGTCCAAGAGCGTCGAGTACTCGATATCGGTTTGTCGACGCCATCTGTGAGAAGTTCACATACACTTGCGGATCTTGGCAGCGGGGTAGCCGCAAGAAGAGCACTCATGCTTCTGAACGTGAAGAGAGCGGCGACCTATTTGAGATTCCATCAGTATTTCCGTCCACTTTGATGTTTCCAAGCCCCGCCGTTCAGAGATTCCTCGATTCGCGCATCGTTTATTTTCGGCGTCGGCTTTATTTCGAATATCCGTTGCACAGATCGAGGGCTGTCTGAACAGCGAGACAAGAGGGCATAAGAACTAACCGCATCGTCGGCACAGGGTGTGCGTCTTGTTGTGACGCTTACCGAAGCT
The window above is part of the Fusarium oxysporum f. sp. lycopersici 4287 chromosome 8, whole genome shotgun sequence genome. Proteins encoded here:
- a CDS encoding 60S ribosomal protein L37, with protein sequence MTKGTSSFGKRHNKTHTLCRRCGRRSLHVQKHECSSCGYPAAKIRKYNWSEKAKRRKTVGTGRTRYLKDVSRRFKNGFQTGTPKGARGATAEKA